The genomic stretch CCAGACCCGTGGTCGTCTGCTGGTTGAGAAGATGAAAGAGTTCATTCCGCGCCAGATGTTTGATATCGCGATTCAGGCAGCGATCGGTAACCACATCATCGCCCGTTCAACCGTGAAACAGCTACGTAAGAACGTACTGGCGAAGTGTTACGGTGGTGACGTGAGTCGTAAGAAGAAGCTGTTGAAGAAACAGAAAGAAGGTAAGAAACGCATGAAGCAAATCGGTAACGTTGAGCTGCCGCAAGAAGCGTTCCTGGCCATTCTGCACGTTGGCAAAGACTAAACCTCGTCAGGGGATGTCTGGTAGATTGCATTAACTCTCAAGTGAAAGGGTCCCGGCTCTTTCACTTTCGTATTTTTTAGATAAGGGAAGTCAATGGCGAATACATTTTCACTCATTCTGGTCATCGTCACGCTTGTGACCGGTGTCATCTGGGCACTGGAGAAGTGGCTATGGGCGAAGAAACGGCACGCGAAAGTGGCGCAGCTGCAAAGTGAAACCAATGGTATTGATGCCAGTCTGACTGCCAAAATCCATCCGCAGCCATGGTGGGTAGAGAACTCGGTTTCTATCTTCCCGGTTATCGCTTTTGTCTTGGTGTTGCGCTCATTTATTTTTGAACCGTTTCAGATCCCGTCCGGTTCTATGATGCCAACCCTGCTGGTCGGCGATTTTATCCTGGTTGAGAAGTATGCCTACGGCCTGAAAGATCCGGTCTGGCGTACTCAGCTGCTGGAAACCGGCAAACCAGAGCGTGGCGATGTGGTGGTATTTAAATATCCGAAAAATCCGAGCATTGATTACATCAAGCGTGTGGTTGGTATGCCGGGCGATACGGTACGTTACAGCAGCACCAAAGAGGTGTGTATCCAGCCGCAGGGTCAGTCGCAATGTAAGCCGGTCAAGTTGTCGAACGTGGTGGAAAGTGAATTTATTCAGAATAATGTACCGCTGATCAAGCTCGACGAGCAGTTGGGTGACGTACAGCACAACATTCTGATTAACCCGCTGCGCATTGATAACGTCAACGAATATGAACCGCGTCACGGCGTGAATGAGTGGGTGGTTCCGCAGGGGCACTATTTTGTTATGGGTGATAACCGTGACAACAGTGCTGACAGCCGTTACTGGGGCTTTGTGCCAGAGCAGAACTTAGTCGGTAAAGCGGTGGCAATCTGGATCAGTTTTGAGTTCGAACGCTCAGCT from Vibrio ostreae encodes the following:
- the lepB gene encoding signal peptidase I, which translates into the protein MANTFSLILVIVTLVTGVIWALEKWLWAKKRHAKVAQLQSETNGIDASLTAKIHPQPWWVENSVSIFPVIAFVLVLRSFIFEPFQIPSGSMMPTLLVGDFILVEKYAYGLKDPVWRTQLLETGKPERGDVVVFKYPKNPSIDYIKRVVGMPGDTVRYSSTKEVCIQPQGQSQCKPVKLSNVVESEFIQNNVPLIKLDEQLGDVQHNILINPLRIDNVNEYEPRHGVNEWVVPQGHYFVMGDNRDNSADSRYWGFVPEQNLVGKAVAIWISFEFERSADSVLPAWIPTGVRFNRIGAIN